Below is a genomic region from Cynocephalus volans isolate mCynVol1 chromosome 14, mCynVol1.pri, whole genome shotgun sequence.
CCGACAGCCGGTACTACAGGTCGATGAGTTCGTGTCTGCGCCCTTCAGAGTTCAAAACAGGACATGGGATGGAAAGTCAAGTCCTCCTGCTACCAATCCCTCGTGTGTTCCCCCAGATGTTTCCAAGTGCTTCCATTCACATTTTGAATATTGTGTCTCTTTACTTTCACACATATGTATATCCCCTATTTTTATACAAAAGCAGCATGCTATGCATATTCAATACATCTTGAACACGGATGATCCCGGTCAATTTGTATGCACCCCATTCAATTTTTTAATGGCCGTACAGCGTTTGATTGATTATAAGTAACATGATTAAAAgtatcataatttacttaaccagtcTAATATTGGTGGACCTTTAGTTGTTTTGCGGTTGTTACTGTTTTGTCTTCTGTTACAGACGATGCTGCAACGTGAACATCCTTGTACATATATACACCTATCTCTAAATTCCTAGAATTAGAATTGCTGCAATGGAACATATACAAACTTGAAATTTTGAACGATTCTGCCTAATTACCCTTTACAAATACTGTAGCAATGTACACTGCCTTTCACAGCCTAACTGTTACTGGGTTCCTATCACATGCCAGGTATCATGGTAGAGGTGACAGCATGTATTTACATTTTAGGAATACCAAAACATAACAGAGAGAGATAAGAGTGGAGCTCAAGTCCAAGATTTCCACCCAGTATCAAGCATAGGAATCTGTACCTGTTAGAAAAACTCTGACATCTGCTACAAGTGGAACAGCAAAGGACAGCACGTCCTACAGTAGTTCTAAAGACAGAATAGACTACTAAATTCCAGATTAAACTGTAGctaattataataacaatttttagTTCCCAATTTCTGAAAGTATCTAGCATGCATTGTTAGTAATCTTCACAACCATTTTAGGGCTGGGTAAACTAAGGGTCAGAGAAGTCAatgttattgaataaatgaatgtacgAATGACTGAATGAAAGGGACAAAAGACCACTAGCTTTAACATTTTTGGAATACTCgtatctcaacaaattttaaatctaCAAACACTGAAAATTTCCACATAATTAAAAATGGGTCATTATTACTGAATTgctaattagaaaaacaaaagacagaagttGGCATCACACAGATTGCAAACTTACAATTATTCACATTCATATTtggtattaaattataaaatactcctttggaatttatagaaaaaatatccagaaggTGTATGGTTACCATAATGTACAAATGGTACAAATATCTATAAACATGACACCATACAAAATGTGACATAAGTCTGTCAGAAACTAGaaatgctgtattagtcagggttctccacagagacagaatcaataggatatgctTTAATTccatgagagggatttattaggggaattagctcacgtggctatgaagaaaagtcccacgataggccgtctataaaccggagccggtagcgtggctcagtccaagttcaaaggcctcagatccagagaagctgatggtgttcttggtaTAAGTTCTGGAATCCAAAATTTGAAGAGTCTCAAgccctgatgtccatggacaggagagaagagtgtaacTCAGCTCCggtggatcgagagagagcttcacctctttcctctgtcttttgttccctCCGGACCCCAGTGGATTGCATGGTTCCCACCCACGCTGAGCGTGGGTCTTTCACActcaggccactcagactctcatactaatctctgctggaaacaccttcatggatgcacctgaaaagattgctttaccaggtttctcagcgttccttcatctaaccaagctgacaactagaattaaccttcaaaaATACTATATTGATGTTGTACATCCAGTTTGCTAAAAGGCACAAACTTTGGGTGAGAACAAACTCAGTTATAGTTgttgacacacacaaaaacccagatctgggcaGAATAGGGTTTCCAGAAGGTATGGGAACTGGCAAAGAGCAGGCTTTTTTGAAAGGGAGTTTGTCCAACATGAGGTAAAAGTATGTCTTCACCtgtatgaatacaaccccaaaagcacaggcaaccaaaggaaaaatgaacaaatgtgatTATGTCAAATTACAgggcttctgcactgcaaaagaaacaattaacagagcaaaaagacaaccaagagagtgggagaaaatatttgcgaactatACGTcggacaaaggattgatatccagaagatacaaggaactcaaacaacttaacagcaaaaaaccaaggaacccaattaaaaaatgggtaaaggagctgaacaggcatttcttgAAGATACACgaatgggcaacagacacatgaaaaaatgctcaacatcacttagcatttgagaaaggcaaatcaaatccacttttagataccatctcactccacttaggaCGGCtaatagccaaaaggcagaatgataaatgctggcgaggatgtggagaaaaaggaaccctcctacactgttggtgggactgcaaaatggtacagcttctatggaaaatggtatggaggctcctcaaacaactacagatcgatctaccatgtgacccagctatcccacgactgggaatatacccggaggaatggaaatcatcatgtcgaagggttacctgtactcccatttagtgcagcactatttacaatagccatcattGGATGAGCAGatcaggaaaatgtgatatatctacacaatgcaatactgcTGTGatataaaaaatagtgaaatacaaccattttcagcaacatagatggacttagaaaaaagtatattaagtgaaataagccaggcacagaaagagaaataccgcatgttctcacttattcgtgggagctaataaaaataaataaataaacatacaaacaaataaatggggcagggggaagaagacacaacaatcacgatTCCTTGACTTTGTTAACTGAACGGATATGATGTTGATGTaggggactggggagagggaggaggcaggggaagaATTGGTGAAGGGACATGAAGTCAACGACACTGTTTactgataaataaaatgcttttgaaaactaACAAAGTGTGCCTTCACAAGCACGTCGTACAGCGGATTGAAAAGTATAGGACTAAGGGACATTCGGAGCACCAAACAGCTAAGGTGACACTAACCATATCTACCAGGATCTGGCAGGGCCCAGGCACAATGTAGGCGTTTGAGGGATTCCAGactttaagaaaagcaaaaagagagaatggatagAATAAAGAAGGGCCTCAGGGGTGGATGGCCTGGGTATTTACACTGAGAGAAGTTCAGTTATCCTGATGGGTacgaaatgcagggaatgggtctcTGGAGCAAGACAACACCCTGACTATAAAAACTGAGGCTTTAGTCAGGGTAGGACTTGACCAAGTTCCACAGTGCtagactgaagctctttaggttcttcctcctacatttcagatttattttagagGTTAATATGATCCTGAGACTGGGAGCTAGAGTTAAGTGTCTAGAAACTGCGGGGGAAAATAGTTACAGAGGCTGGGGACCAGGAGAGACCAAACTATGAGAAGCATTtgcctaaatagaattgaatgttgcaactgaatattttaatatgtaaacagGTTCTTGTTCTAATCACGGTCCTCCCTATCCATGTCACCCACCCAAACCTGTGCTAGCTATGGATTCCCTTGATTTCTATGGGACCATAGAGAAAATAGAGACTGGTTGGCTTGCAGACACTTAGCATACGTTGTTAGCCTCACATTACATGTTAGTACTGCGGAAGTAAGCTATGTGACAGGGGAAgctaagctcaaagggaaaagcacttggaaacttaaaccatatgtctaccctgccacacctttcacaatttcttctcagataagcatcacccccacagacacacacatacaatcactGAAAATATTCAGATTGAATATTAAGCAGTAGAAGCATTATTGGAACAGATGGGAAATATAAGTATAAAAGCAATAATGAACCTTTTTCAGggacccctctttaattttctccacaaaaatccatcaggtcaagttagtttgtgatgtttcaaaataaaaaatcaagagaaaagaacgtGCAATATGTCTTACACTGCTGGGTTCTTGAAAAATAGGACTACGGgtgaaaaaaacatgaagaaaaaccaaagcatttaaaagcaatctatattctacaaacataataatgcATGGCATAAATAAGGTaagatgacattaaaaaaaaagcaaagacatttatgactattctcttcaGTATACAAATTCATGACAGCTTCTGGACTCTCGCTACATAAAAAGACATACACGTTGAAaaaatatatctacacacacacagactgaattGTCTGTTCTACTAGTAGAAAATGAGGCCAAAGAACGTCCACTTGtttcttacagaaaccaaaaaatacaccagtctcttttttcctgtgcccttgccttacATGTTCCCTATTTTCCAgtgatgtcttctttctctaactattcttctcttcattttgcctggcattgcacCCAAGCATGGCATACAAGGAATCCTAGATGCCCAAGATTCTATGGTGGCTGTTTACAAGGGAGAGAAGGCTACAGTAACTGCCACACTGGATTCTCTCGTGTGAGACgagagaaaatatcccaaatgcttcccacgtataaaagagcaggatggcagaatgtcTTCATGGTGCAAGGAGCCAGAGGGAGCAAATTATGGGCAAAGgaattgtgaccacagaccagaTGAGGGAACGTCTGCAATTACCTGTATCTTCaaccactctggtgttggctttgaATAGGAAGAGTCCATTTTTCAAAACATCAGGGCACTGAAGAGAAGACCGCTGCTTCTTGAAGTTTACAGGAAGTAACATCCACGAGTATAAGAATGCaacatcaaggctcatctcagaaacaatgcctaaaatgaaggggaaggaaggagagcagaagagagatgcAAGTTCTGGCaccacctggcccggcccagcccagcccagcccaaggaaggtaggattcaaggagaagaaactaagagcAGAGCCTtggattacatcattccctacAAGGCACACTCAACCAACTTCACCCTAGTCTTCAACCAAAGCACAAAAAGAGCCCTCtaatcccttcctttgctccctgaaagttgcagtaatttcactaagcaaaataactgaaatagtttcagaacaactACTATTGCTCACcctatgtgtccctttccttcctccccaaggatattaattaactgtatatataatatatacttataaatgtataatattgtatattacattaaaaataatatacaaaatataaatgactattAGTTTATTGTATTAATGAACATCTATAAGAAGCACTGAGATGATCTAGGGGAACGTGGaactatcatgtctgccttgcagtatttaacctccccagagttcagacatttcgatgctgctcctgccactctctccgtccaatctcaccttcctgttggaaatttgacctccctaTTGGCTATTGCATACCTTTAAACTGACTGTCTCGTGACAACATTCGCCCACCAACCTACCGCCACCtggtagaatcttggggtttccatggaaTTGTGTGTAAATAAACTCGAATCATCACCAGTGGCCAGTGTCCAGTGATCAgtaacctctgtactggacacatgcgccctttggcttctgccacccagacatcctccagtaTCGTCTCCTCATCCTGGGTATCCTCAGCTGACGTTTCCTCTTCTCTCAccatgtcaggtaaggacagAAACTTTCTAGTGTTTCATTAGATTTTTCCCGCCTAAATTTAGTAGTACAGTCAAGACGGTTTAGAATAATGGAGGaaagtattgaaccagaaatctggaaacctcatttcagttttggctctgacatttactagctgtgtaactttggacaaatcatttactctctcacaaaatctgtttcctcatatgttatattaggataatagattggttattctttctggtccctttcttttctaatgttaaatCTTAAAGGGCTTgtgtacagaaaatgaaattggagacttcttgagactgtttcaacagaaacagagaaaaaacctCGGTGGTGTAGAAAACTAGCAACATATGCCAAGATgtttcatctgtaattgtctccctCTCCGAATATTTTCAGTTtagtatttcaaattcagtgctgttcaaaaagtaacattcacatgttgtgacattttctttgtaacctaggtgaaaaaaaaagagggagaggggatggataGTAGTGGGCCAGAAGGACCCACATATTCTTCGGGCAAGGAAGTTTGGCAGTGATTTCATGAagcacaggccaacaggaactgagagggacaagaaaatataaaaatgaggaaggacAAAATAGATGAAAGAGGTGGAGCACATGGgggaattctcaagaaaaaaagaaggcagtttgtgatggaatgTTGAAGGAGACTCAAGATTCTAAATTAAAGCGGcacgagcatagagggaaatctcctcagagcagggcaaaatgaagtcagcaagtgcttagatgaccggactgagaaggaaactaaggctacaatagggtgtcactaggaaaagcagctTGTCAGAAAAGTCATATCTGGTTACCTGgcttttttctgttgcttctttgaactcagatgacacttgacagttttaaaaatgaacagtgaagaaatgttttagaaatgatGCTTCCcataaacaagaaattaataaaagtggttatctaggggTCTGGAtgaaacagatttttaagtgggtttttttttctgatttttaaactatatgaatttttctcctattaaaaataaaattgtgttttcaaaaaatgatgtATCCTACCTTGCATCGgaaggacaaattcctttgcGTGATAAGTAGCTTTCAAGTCAAAgctgcttttcatttttacaattattttcttcctaaatcaCAGTGTGTGCTGATTAACAGTCATTAACCGTTTTTAGAcctaagaatgaaaagaaagacctacgtaagaataaaaagaaaaagtcaagcacCACATCTCTAATTCCACGTTTATCAAAACAACTtcgtggagtcctttgggttgttCCTGAATTCTGATTCTAGAGGTGATTCTCTTAGGCTTTGGGGAtcacattttcttagatgttgaaGATCATTATAATCTATGTTttcaggataaatataaaaaccttCATGATACTTTATTTTCTGCTTGTTATGTGACTATATTAATTGAAATATCTATTTGAACTAGGATTAATACCTGTcacttgctgggtaatattcagagaaataggaatgagcacaataatggaattcctttatggttattgttttgctCTCcgcttttaccagtttttattaaaatgcttGCTGGCATATATTATGGGTACCTATACATTCACAtttactgcatttttctttttattacacattttttgTTAATACGGTTTCTCGGTCTATGTGTATTAGTTCATTGAAAATCACCTTCTATCGTGGTCTGTTTTTGGTTAATAGTATTCACTCAGAGTAGATAATATTCgctttcataatattacatctatgataacagaacttcatttatgaGTAAACTTACTAAGCTTTGACTCTTGCTATATTCGTTATACCTCAATTTTCATTAGTACCTATGTATTCCATTTAGTACTGTGATGTTACGTGTTTTTCATGACTTTTGTCTTATTGTCTTTCCAGAACTTAATGATCTTCCTTCAtacaagtcatatgtattacTTCCATTCATGTAttaattataattgttattattattctaatcACTATTTAGAGGAGTAAACCAAAGCTCAGAgggtttaaataacttttttttccccaaaggcaTGTCTTGAGAAACAGGCaggtagtcattttgactttggatcagaagctaggCTTGAAGAGGGTAAAGAATGGTCCTTTACATTTACCCACTGGACTGgcttacatgtgaactctaggGAATGGCATGTGAACTACCCAAGCAAAACGAGACCAAAGATTGCAAtagtagtagctgtacagtttactgatgcacacacacaaaacattgcctgcatttaaagttttatttctcccagtttctggcctttgctcagagcaagaCTACTAGCAATGGAGTCAGGGTCTGTAACCTGGTAATGATACGAACATAATGAGAGAACTTGAATAAGACaatctgacctctctgagcctcagtttcctcacctgtaaaatgagaatgttaaAACAGAAGTTTGCTAAGGGCCTACTACTTCTACAATGCTTCAATTCTAGGAAAAAGTTAGGAGACAATGCTAGTACAGGCTCAAGGGAAAGACAGGGTagggagaagtttgcttctaacctCGGGAATAACACATGAACCAGACGacttgggtcttctgcacatTTGTGCCCAAGTTGGAGaagaggcagttcctcagaagagtaTCAAAGTGCTCCAGCACTTACAGACATCATAAACTTTGACttttggtatctcagtgagtattggtattagagacttcctgattgcaacaaCCTTAAGATAATGCTGTTCCTTAAACCTAGTGCAAGTTTATCAGTCTCACCATTTTTTCATCatccttttgtttcctgcagaaaatttccaaaattcatcTATACTTGGAACTGCAAAatctcttcagctctctcttcctgtggtgaGCCATGCAGCTTCTATAACAGCTGGAAGTGTCTGCAACTTTGCCAGCACCCCTGCTCCAGCTGCCAATTCGGCATGGctactgccatcagcctctggcacttctttccagccactcataggTAGTGCCTACCCTTACCAACATTCTAACACAGCTATGTTGTCTGGAGTTACTGGCCAGAGCCAGCTCTCCAGTTCAACTGACTCCTATCCAGGTAGTCTGAAGTGGGATATCACAGGAAGCACTGAAACAAAGTCATCTTCACTTGAAGACTACACTGTCACGGTCATTGACCAAGACACAGCTGTTTCTTCTACGTCTATGgcagcccagtatgataaaacttcagttgccCATACTGTGGTCCCTCtgtatccatcactgtctgccagccttgTTCAGGGGACACCATCacagattccaaatcagggacatagtctgtcacttccctaccaggaGAGAAGCCAGATGTATTACTATAATCAAGGCACATTGGGGCATATACTGTGTGGAGAGCTTGGCCTCTGCCTGcagtcctatggctctgtgtTGTACATGGGAAGtagggcctctgcccctcaaccagagATAGGGATGGTGCTGGAGGAGGTTCAGTCTACAAGTGTCCTCACACCAGTCTCCACGCCTGGAACCTACTGCTCTATGTCCGCTCGAACCATCACCGAAACAGGTTTTCAAGGTGAGTAcaaacagcaagaagggagaggaatgCAGTCAGCATTCCAAAGGAGGGTCAAATCTGCAGCTCAGAAGTGGTGAAtccacagataggtagagtttaagtcctgagagtttaaccaccaccattgctcagtgctctccaTTTTCAGACTCCatataggtgggaaggtgggatactacaatgccatctatGCTACATACAAGAGAACCTCAAGGACACACCAAGAGATGCCTCACTTTTTGCTGTCctgctcctcagtctccctacacTACCACACTGTAATTAACTACCTTCCCTGATCTACTActttagtctctttggaaggcacttcagaattcttatgtggtagtgagagtttaattttccttaatttacagcaggatttcagaccttgtgttcagagatcctgcccaaagcaagccggctcagaatgcgtccttgcttgtgtatttcatgagGAAGAGCTCCAATCTCTCTCCTCGTCCAtgacatgaagtgttcttattcTCTCAGAAGActggagagaattgaaaggacCCTATATGAGAATGctaggctgtataaaacatttcatagttcaaaaatcacgTTCACTTTTTTGTAACTTACAAGAACCctatgaaatacaaagaaaaccaagaaacaatGACATCAAATGATCACCAGTAAAGTATTCCAGTCACTGCCTATCTTTTAACACACGGTCCTGTCCATGGTCCTTAAGAAGAGCTTGTGGAAATGCCTTGCCCACTGCTGGAAGGTGCCTGATTGCTGTATTTGTACATAGGGGGagtatctcacttacccaggACTGActttttccttgattcctttgtagtgatggaaacttCCCTGGGGATGGAGACTTCCCTGGGGTTGCAACCTTCAAGCCAGGAACAAGCAGAGAATAAGAATTCGGAAGAGATGAAAACCAAGCTTTCGAAGCCTCTGGATGACGACCAgatcccaatagaaaaccaagatcttccactactccCTTTAGCAATCCCTGATATTCGCCAGATTCTGGCGTGCATTGATCCTCCTGGTCAAACGGAGCACCCTGGTCCTGAAAATGCCAATCTGGGAAAGAACAGCCTGAGTCTTGAGGACcaagggacacttgaaaatgggattgagTCCAGTAGTGGTTTTACAGACACCACTAAACTGGTGGAAGATAcccaccttccccagctcttGAATTCCTCGAAATATCTTGACcaatccaaagatctcacagccatcaaagccaaagaAACCGGGGAcatcaagatgaatcaggtgcAGGAAAAGCCGAGTGTCATAAAGGGTCCCTCCAATCAGGTCAGGAAGAATAGGCGTAAAGCCTCTGAGCCTGTCagtggtgctcccagagccaaaagccagccaaagaacccagagtgcctgttagggggagaagtggttgtttgcagtgctgcagccagtgacGGGGCTCCTGTGAATGGGGCCAAGCATCCTGACAGCAAACCTCAGAAAGCTGCATCCAGCAGGATGAGCAAAACTGAGAGCCAcgggcaggaaaaaaagagaagaaccaGAGAAAATCACACCAAGAAAGCTGGTgagagtaagcagccagggaacaaagtccaggcagagGAGAAGCCAACCATTCCCAGgaacaagaggaagaaaaatcaacctgaccttagccaagaggtCTTTAAAAAGCCTCGAAGCAGActaggcatgcacatgctggagtctgtgcaggtttttcatgcactggggaggaagaatgacaagaaagctgggctctcttcctctcgggccctaggaaactctagcaacaccagagaaccccagccagcccgagctatcaaacgacagctggataccccatggaagggtaaaagtcctgagaaaactcaagtcaaagcccagaaacgagatggcagtgctgaagaggagtctccatctccatcccagtatgagctgccacctcctgggaaggtcaggttgatacctttgccttttccgaccctggacaggcctcgacctcgacctgctcctcggaggccacagtctctggcTTCACATAGGCCTGCTATGGCTTGCTCTGCCCAGCCTGCTGCTGCTAACTCAGTCAATCCATCCCAACCAGCACCTGCCAATGCAGCCTTgacaggtcctgccaggccagctcagccaattccaatcaacacaacccAGCCAGGTTTGACCAACCCTAGGTTGCCCAGTGTCCCTCAGACGGCTGCTCCTGGGCCCGCACCCgacaa
It encodes:
- the LOC134362454 gene encoding uncharacterized protein C2orf78-like encodes the protein MRPLASATQTSSSIVSSSWVSSADVSSSLTMSENFQNSSILGTAKSLQLSLPVVSHAASITAGSVCNFASTPAPAANSAWLLPSASGTSFQPLIGSAYPYQHSNTAMLSGVTGQSQLSSSTDSYPGSLKWDITGSTETKSSSLEDYTVTVIDQDTAVSSTSMAAQYDKTSVAHTVVPLYPSLSASLVQGTPSQIPNQGHSLSLPYQERSQMYYYNQGTLGHILCGELGLCLQSYGSVLYMGSRASAPQPEIGMVLEEVQSTSVLTPVSTPGTYCSMSARTITETGFQVMETSLGMETSLGLQPSSQEQAENKNSEEMKTKLSKPLDDDQIPIENQDLPLLPLAIPDIRQILACIDPPGQTEHPGPENANLGKNSLSLEDQGTLENGIESSSGFTDTTKLVEDTHLPQLLNSSKYLDQSKDLTAIKAKETGDIKMNQVQEKPSVIKGPSNQVRKNRRKASEPVSGAPRAKSQPKNPECLLGGEVVVCSAAASDGAPVNGAKHPDSKPQKAASSRMSKTESHGQEKKRRTRENHTKKAGESKQPGNKVQAEEKPTIPRNKRKKNQPDLSQEVFKKPRSRLGMHMLESVQVFHALGRKNDKKAGLSSSRALGNSSNTREPQPARAIKRQLDTPWKGKSPEKTQVKAQKRDGSAEEESPSPSQYELPPPGKVRLIPLPFPTLDRPRPRPAPRRPQSLASHRPAMACSAQPAAANSVNPSQPAPANAALTGPARPAQPIPINTTQPGLTNPRLPSVPQTAAPGPAPDKTSSCTSLQQGPISTAVTKLQSPPKPQTQYPLQDLRYQRIPWRNPNVPEPVMSTPITKEQRPEREAMKKQAQQERENAAKYTSLGKVQYFIEREKEMEIARYY